A stretch of Ipomoea triloba cultivar NCNSP0323 chromosome 13, ASM357664v1 DNA encodes these proteins:
- the LOC116002986 gene encoding methanol O-anthraniloyltransferase-like — MACLSAPLLFCVTRSKPQLIVPYTSTPHQHKPLSDIDDQRTIRVHIPVLMFYRNSVDRRGEDPAMAIKEGLAKALVFYYPLAGRIFEGENGKLIVNCNGKGVLFVEAKANVKLEQLGDKSIQPPCPYLKQLLNTVPGSKGIIDCPLLLIQVTRFTCGGFALGIRFNHTMMDAQGFIQFVNAVSELVQGASVPSIIPSWERGLLTARPTPTITYEHNEFKDFELSKTTKWWDFEKLLMRTTKFINTQKLASDPLVFFSKNISHSLFIKRSFTFDSRELQAIKDQCPSSTTFEALSACLWKCRTIALRPDPNSMMLLTIIVNIRERLLDLKLPLGYYGNAIVSVTAITTAKLLCSNPISYAAKLIREAKNTVKDDYIKSIIDFMVTRERPRWTVPRNFFITDNSRFGYDEVDFGWGKPVFGGVYGVVYGVGCLVPHTRREDREGKLVALALPPIIMGKFENELRKMTKAQT; from the exons ATGGCATGTTTATCTGCTCCACTGCTGTTCTGTGTAACAAGAAGTAAGCCTCAGCTTATCGTGCCATACACCTCCACACCTCATCAACATAAACCGCTTTCCGATATCGACGATCAACGCACCATTCGAGTTCATATTCCAGTTTTGATGTTTTACAGGAACAGTGTTGATAGGAGAGGGGAAGATCCAGCAATGGCTATCAAAGAAGGGTTAGCTAAAGCACTTGTTTTCTACTATCCCTTGGCGGGTAGGATTTTTGAAGGGGAGAATGGAAAACTGATTGTGAATTGCAATGGGAAAGGGGTTTTGTTTGTTGAAGCAAAAGCGAATGTTAAGCTTGAGCAGTTAGGTGATAAATCCATTCAGCCACCATGTCCATACTTGAAGCAACTCCTCAACACTGTGCCTGGATCTAAAGGGATCATTGATTGTCCTCTTCTACTTATTCAA GTAACCCGTTTTACTTGTGGTGGCTTTGCATTGGGAATACGGTTCAACCACACTATGATGGATGCCCAAGGGTTCATTCAGTTTGTAAATGCGGTGAGTGAACTGGTACAGGGTGCTTCTGTTCCTTCAATAATTCCAAGCTGGGAGAGAGGCCTCTTAACTGCAAGGCCAACCCCAACCATCACCTACGAACACAACGAGTTCAAGGATTTCGAGTTATCCAAGACTACAAAGTGGTGGGACTTCGAAAAATTATTGATGCGTACCACCAAATTCATCAACACACAAAAGCTGGCGAGTGACCCCTTAGTGTTTTTTAGCAAAAATATAAGCCACTCCCTCTTCATTAAACGTTCTTTCACTTTTGACTCAAGAGAGCTGCAAGCTATCAAGGACCAATGCCCTTCAAGTACAACATTCGAGGCACTTTCTGCTTGCTTATGGAAATGTCGTACCATTGCTCTCCGACCAGACCCTAATTCAATGATGCTATTGACCATTATTGTCAATATACGAGAAAGATTGCTAGACCTGAAACTGCCCCTTGGATACTATGGTAATGCAATTGTATCCGTGACAGCGATAACCACAGCCAAGTTGTTGTGTTCAAATCCGATATCATATGCAGCCAAGTTGATTAGGGAGGCTAAAAATACTGTTAAGGATGATTATATTAAATCGATTATAGATTTTATGGTGACTAGGGAGAGACCAAGGTGGACTGTACCAAGGAACTTCTTCATAACAGACAATTCACGATTTGGATATGACGAGGTGGATTTTGGATGGGGTAAGCCTGTATTTGGTGGCGTTTATGGCGTTGTTTATGGAGTTGGGTGCTTGGTACCTCATACAAGGAGAGAAGACAGAGAGGGTAAACTCGTGGCATTAGCTTTGCCTCCAATAATTATGGGGAAATTTGAAAACGAGCTTAGGAAGATGACTAAAGCACAAACGTGA